CAGTTGGCCAGCAAGCGGGTCGACAGTGGAATGAAAAAATAGACCATCAGCGGTGTCAGGGCCAGGGTGCTGATTAACACCCGTGCGAGCATGTCCAGTTCACCGAGCAGCGGACCCAGGACAAAGTTGAATAGCAGCGACACCGGGAAGAACGCCAGCCAGATCGCCACGGCCTGCTTCCAGCGTGGAGGGCGTTGATCTGCCGCGCCGAACCAACCGTCGATGCCGCTGACCCGGTGCTCCGAGGGATGGGCAAACAAGTCGCTGCCGCGTTCCAGCCATGCGGTACGCGAGGCGGAGTGCTCCCAGGCATGCAGGGTGTGCTCATCAGCGAAGCGGAAGATAATCTGGAATTCGTCATCACCGGGCGGCGGGGCCAGCACGCCGGAACCGAGATAACCGCTGAAGTCGGTGGCCAGTTGTTCGCCTTCGCGTAACCAGGCGATCAGGTCTTGATAGCGCCCGCTGGCAACGCGGCGCGCCACCATCAGGGTGACGGGGGAGGTCGACATTTTATATCTCCGTAGGACTCGCACGTGATTCCGGGTAGGAAGCGTGCACAGCGCAGCGCCGGGGTAGTGGGCTGCACCTTGGGACAAGCAAGGAATATTCCAGATTTTAGCAAAAAATAGCGTCGATATTCGTCGGACGTGCTGCCTACTTGTGTAGGAGGTAGCATTGCCCGCTAAAATAGGATCCAAATCGCTCCAGAGTTTTTCTCTCATGCCTGAAATCATTGAGCCTGCCGGATTGTCGCTCGAAGATCGCGCAGCCAGACAAGTGAATCTGGTTCCCATCCGAGATGTCGCGCGCTTGACCGGTGTTAACCCGGTGACCTTGCGTGCCTGGGAGCGACGTTACGGCTTGATTCAGCCGACACGCACCGAAAGTGGTCACCGGCTCTATAGCGAGAGCGATATCCGTGCGATTCGCAGCATTCTCGGCTGGATTGCGCGGGGTGTACCCGTCGGCAAGGTGGGCCAGATCCTGGCGCGGACTCAGGTCAATGAGGCGTTGTCGGACTTTATTCCCGATGAGTTGGTTCAGGCGGATTACGCGCAGTGGCAAGGACAGATTCGCACAGCAATGGTCAATTATGACGACCTTGAACTGACACGCATCTACGGTCAGGTGTTCTCTACCTATGCTGCGCCTGTGGTGTTCCAGAACATTTTCATGCCGGTCTGGAGTCAGGCTCTGCAGCACAAGGATCATTTTGCTCGAGCCAGTGAGTGGGTGATGCTTGATGCGTTCCTGCGTTCCCGGGTGATGCAGCGCCTGATGATAGCGCGGGGACCGAAAACCGCGCAGGTGGCAGTGGCCGGGATTGAAGGGCATTGTCTTGAGTTGGAGTTGTTGCTGGCCGGCTTGTATTTGAGCAGTGAGGATATTACGGTCAGGGTCCTGGCGCTCGGTAACCCCATTGATGAGTTGACGCTGATCTGTGAAAAAATCCAGCCGCAGGCGTTGGTGCTGGTTTCCAATCGCGCACCCGCTTCCGATTTCATGCGGCGCTTGAACCGCCTGGCAATGAGTGTGGATTGCCAAACGCTGTTGGCGGGGTCGGCTTCGGAATTGGCGCAAGACAAGCTGGCCGGTTCGTCGATCGGCTGCCTGGGTAATGAAGGGATGGGGATGCGCCAGCGTCTGCAGCACTTTCTCGGCGGAACGCTGGATACTTGATGCTCAGAGGTGCAGGGCGGGATGGCTCAGGCGATGCTGCTGGAGAATGTACTGGCGTAACCGCTCGGTTTCGCCGGTATTGCCCTGATTGAGTCGGTACGCATAAAAGCCTTGCTCGTTCTGCCGTTCGAAGGTCCCGCGCAACGCAATGCGCTCATACCCTGAAGGACTGAACCACAGCGAAAAGCCTTTCGGCGGCTTGGTGCGATTGCGCACTTCCAACAAGACACCCTTGAACGAAATTTCGTGCACCCACAATGCGCTTGGCTGACCTTTGGCATTTTCCAGGGCGACCGGCTCTTCA
This region of Pseudomonas fluorescens genomic DNA includes:
- a CDS encoding antibiotic biosynthesis monooxygenase, whose translation is MSTSPVTLMVARRVASGRYQDLIAWLREGEQLATDFSGYLGSGVLAPPPGDDEFQIIFRFADEHTLHAWEHSASRTAWLERGSDLFAHPSEHRVSGIDGWFGAADQRPPRWKQAVAIWLAFFPVSLLFNFVLGPLLGELDMLARVLISTLALTPLMVYFFIPLSTRLLANWLHRAPARSMPAEVAPQNH
- a CDS encoding MerR family transcriptional regulator; protein product: MPEIIEPAGLSLEDRAARQVNLVPIRDVARLTGVNPVTLRAWERRYGLIQPTRTESGHRLYSESDIRAIRSILGWIARGVPVGKVGQILARTQVNEALSDFIPDELVQADYAQWQGQIRTAMVNYDDLELTRIYGQVFSTYAAPVVFQNIFMPVWSQALQHKDHFARASEWVMLDAFLRSRVMQRLMIARGPKTAQVAVAGIEGHCLELELLLAGLYLSSEDITVRVLALGNPIDELTLICEKIQPQALVLVSNRAPASDFMRRLNRLAMSVDCQTLLAGSASELAQDKLAGSSIGCLGNEGMGMRQRLQHFLGGTLDT